The Lysinibacillus irui sequence GATTACTATCATTTTTATTTTTATAGTCACAATAGGATGTTAGTAAATGTAAATTCTAAATAATGAATTAATATCAATATGTCCGACCTCCATACCACACCATACATCTATTCACAAAATAAAAAAGTCCTCTCTAAAATGAGAGGACTTTTATTAAAAAATATTTTTTATGCATTTACAGTTTGTAGTGATTGCGCTACTTTTTTCACTTCTTCTAGGCCATTTGCAATAATTTCTTGTGCTTTATCTGGTGAAGCATTGTGACCTTCAATTATTACTTCTTCGATAATTTCCATACCGAATACGCCACCGACAACATTTTTAATGTAGTTTACTGACATTTCCATTGGTTGTGCTTCTGGTAATGAATAGTAGCCACCACGAGCGTTTAAAACAATCGCTTTTTTATCAGTCATTAAGCTAATTAATTCACCATTTTCGCCATATTTGAATGTGTATCCAGCTTGATATACATAATCGATAAATGTTTGTAATGGTGCTGGAATTGTTAAGTTCCAAAGTGGGAATGCAAATACAACTAAATCAGCAGCAGTTAATGCATCCATTGCTTTTTGTTTAGCAGCTAAAAGACGCGATTCGATGTCTGTTAACTCTCCACCATTTTGTACTTTACCGAATGCATTGAAAAGGTCTTGTCCAAAATAAGGCATATCCTCTGCAAATACGTCAAAAGTTGTAACGTTTACACCTTGTACATTTTCCATGAATGTATCATACATTTTTGTTGAAATACCGTCTGGACGGTTATTAGCTTTTACTACTAAAACGTTCATTATATAAATTCTCCCCTAAATTTCATGTTTTGATATCTCGAATTCAAGATATGTGTTTATCTTAAAAAATTTCACCTAAAAAGTCAATGTTCCTTCCCTCAGACTTTAGACTGAAATATTATGTTACGATTTTTTCGGTATTATAAGAGGTATTTAAACCCTCTTAAAAATTACAGCTATCATCTGTACATACACCAGTATCCCCTGAACCAGCCATCTTTAGCTTTGGTTGTAAGCCCTCTTCCTCGGCTACTTTACGCAAGGTTTCTTCGAATACCTCCTGTGGCTGTGCCCCTGAAATACCATATTTGCGGTTTAAAACAAAGAATGGTACCCCGCGAACGCCAAGCTGTAGACCCTCTTGAATATCTGCTTCCACTTCATTTTTATAATCATCATTTGCAATAACCTTAGCAACCTCATCACGTTGTAATCCAACCTGCTCAGCAATTTCTAATAAAACAGCTTCTTGACCTATGCGCTTTCCTTCAATAAAGTGACTGTGTAAAAGCGTCTCCACTAGTGCCGTAACATCTCCTTGTTGCTCAGCCCATTTTACAAGTCGATGTGCTTTTAGCGTATTCTCTTCCATCAAATTGCTAAAATCATAGTTTAAGCCCACTTCTTTCGCTCGTTCCGTTACGCCAAGTGTCATTTCTTTAGCCTTCTCTATAGACATTCCGTATTTCTTCGCTAAGGATTCATAAACAGTAGTATTCGAATCCACTGGAGTAGTAGGGTCTAGTTGATAA is a genomic window containing:
- a CDS encoding FMN-dependent NADH-azoreductase, producing MNVLVVKANNRPDGISTKMYDTFMENVQGVNVTTFDVFAEDMPYFGQDLFNAFGKVQNGGELTDIESRLLAAKQKAMDALTAADLVVFAFPLWNLTIPAPLQTFIDYVYQAGYTFKYGENGELISLMTDKKAIVLNARGGYYSLPEAQPMEMSVNYIKNVVGGVFGMEIIEEVIIEGHNASPDKAQEIIANGLEEVKKVAQSLQTVNA
- a CDS encoding DsbA family oxidoreductase, whose protein sequence is MKIEIWSDYVCPFCYIGKKQLEKAIEDTGYGGQVELVYKSYQLDPTTPVDSNTTVYESLAKKYGMSIEKAKEMTLGVTERAKEVGLNYDFSNLMEENTLKAHRLVKWAEQQGDVTALVETLLHSHFIEGKRIGQEAVLLEIAEQVGLQRDEVAKVIANDDYKNEVEADIQEGLQLGVRGVPFFVLNRKYGISGAQPQEVFEETLRKVAEEEGLQPKLKMAGSGDTGVCTDDSCNF